From the Callithrix jacchus isolate 240 chromosome 22, calJac240_pri, whole genome shotgun sequence genome, the window TGTCCGTGGTCCTGGAACTGGTGAGTCCACCCCAGGAGGTGGTCTGGGTACTAGGCAGCCAATTTTGGAAGGTGCTGAGGCCAGTGTGGATGGCCCCTGTCACCACATTCCCTGACCCCATGAGCCCAGTGGACACTGCGTCTTTGGTTCCGGTCAGCACCGTCTTGGTGGTGTCCAGGCCCCCCTGGATGGCCCCTTTGGCCATGCTCACAGCACCAGTGACCCCAGTGCAGATGGTGTCCTTGGTACCCGTGACCACAGTCTTGGAGGTGTCCACACCAGTCTGGACAGTCCCTTTGGCCAAGTTCACTGCCCCTGTGAGCCCAGTGGACACAGCGTCTTTAGTGCCAGTCAGGACAGACTTTGTTGTGTCCAGGGCCCCCTCGACAGCCCCTTTGGCCACACTGGTGGCACCGGTAACCCCACTGCAGACTGTGTCCTTGGTACCAGTTAGGACGGTCTTGGTGGTGTCCACACCTGTCTGGACGGCCCCTTTGGCCATGTTCATGGCACCGGTCACCCCACTGCAGACAGTGTCCTTGGTACCAGTTAGGACGGTCTTAGTGGTGTCGATGCCGGTCCGGATGGTCCCTTTGGCCACATTCACGGCCCCTGTGAGCCCAGTGGACACAGCATCTTTGGTGCCAGTCAGCACGGTCTTGGAGGTGTCCACGCCAGTCTGGACAGTCCCTTTGGCGACATTCACCGCCCCCATGAGGCCAGTAGTCACTGTGTCCTTGGTGCCGGTCAGCACGGTCTTGGTCGTGTCTACACCCGTCTGGACGGCCCCCTTGGCCACGTTGACGGCACCGGTCACTCCACTGCCAACGGTGTTCTTTGTACCTGTCGCGATATTTTGGGTCGTTTTCAGTCCGGTTTGCACAGCCCCTTTGGCCACATTCATGGCACCGGTCACCCCACTGCAGACGGTGTCCTTGGTACCGGTTAGGACGGTCTTGGTGGTGTCCATGCCTGTCTGGACGGCCCCTTTGGCCACGTTCACGGCACCGGTCACCCCACTACAGACGGTGTCCTTGGTACCTGCTGCGATAGTTTGGGTTGTATTGAGTCCAGTTTGCATGGCCCCCTTGGCCACGTTTGCTGCTCCTGTGAGCCCGGTGGACACTGTGTCTTTCGTACCCAGGACCACAGACTTGGTGGTGTCCAGGCCCCCCTGGACTGCCCCCTTGGCCATGTTCACGGCACCGGTTACCCCACTGCAGACAGTGTCTTTGGTACCAGTTAGGACGGTCTTGGTGGTGTCCATGCCAGTATGAATGGTTCCTTTGGCCAAGTTCATGGCACCGGTCACCCCACTGCAGACCGTGTTTTTGGTACCAGTTAGCACGGTCTTGGAGGTGTCCACGCCGGTCTGGACAGTCCCTTTAGCAACATTCACTGCCCCCATGAGGCCAGTAGTCACTGTGTCCTTGGTGCCGGTCAGCACGGTCTTGGCTGTGTCTACACCTGTCTGGACGGTCCCTTTGGCCATGTTCACGGCACCGGTCACCCCACTGCAGACGGTGTCCTTGGTACCTGCTGCGAGAGTTTGGGTCGTGTTGAGTCCAGTTTGCATGGCCCCCTTGGCCACGTTCGCTGCCCCCGTGAGCCCGGTGGACACTGTGTCTTTCGTACCCATGACCACAGACTTGGTGGTGTCCAGGCCCCCCTCGACAGCCCCCTTGGCCATGTTCACGGCACCGGTCACCCCACTGCAGACAGTGTCCTTGGTACCAGTTAGGATGGTCTTGGTGGTGTCCATGCCGGTCTGGATGGTCCCTTTGGCCACATTCACGGCCCCTGTGAGCCCAGTGGACACAGCATCTTTGGTGCCAGTCAGCACGGTCTTGGAGGTGTCCACGCCAGTCTGGACAGTCCCTTTGGCGACATTCACCGCCCCCATGAGGCCAGTAGTCACTGTGTCCTTGGTACCGGTCAGCACGGTCTTGGTCGTGTCTACACCCGTCTGGACGGCCCCCTTGGCCACGTTGACAGCACCGGTCACTCCATTGCCAACGGTGTTCTTTGTACTTGTCGCGATATTTTGGGTCGTTTTCAGTCCGGTTTGCACAGCCCCTTTGGCCACATTCACGGCACTGCTCACCCCACTGCAGACGGTGTCCTTGGTACCGGTTAGGACAGTCTTGGTGGTGTCCACGCCTGTCTGGACGGCCCCTTTGGCCACGTTCATGGCACCACTTACCCCGCTACAGACGGTGTCCTTGGTACCTGCTGCGATAGTTTGGGTTGTGGTGAGTCCAGTTTGCATGACCCCCTTGGCCACGTTTGCTGCCCCCATGAGCCCGGTGGACACTGTGTCTTTCGTACCCAGGACCACAGACTTGGTGGTGTCCAGGCCCCCCTGGACGGCCCCCTTGGCCATGTTCACGGCACCGGTTACCCCACTGCAGACAGTGTCTTTGGTACCAGTTAGGACAGTCTTGGTGGTGTCCATGCCAGTATGAATGGTTCCTTTGGCCAAGTTCATGGCACCGGTCACCCCACTGCAGACCGTGTTTTTGGTACCAGTTAGCACGGTCTTGGAGGTGTCCACGCCGGTCTGGACAGTCCCTTTAGCAACATTCACTGCCCCCATGAGCCCAGTAGTCACTGTGTCCTTGGTGCCGGTCAGCACGGTCTTGGCTGTGTCTACACCTGTCTGGACGGTCCCTTTGGCCACGTTCACGGCACCGGTCACCCCACTGCAGACGGTGTCCTTGGTACCGGTTAGGACGGTCTTGGCTGTGTCTACACCTGTCTGGACGGCCCCTTTGGCCACGTTCACGGCACCGGTCACCCCACTGCAGACGGTGTCCTTGGTACCTGCTGCGATAGTTTGGGTTGTGTTGAGTCCAGTTTGCATGGCCCCCTTGGCCACGTTCGCTGCCCCCATGAGCCCGGTGGACACTGTGTCTTTCGTACCCATGACCACAGACTTGGTGGTGTCCAGGCCCCCCTCGACAGCCCCCTTGGCCATGTTCACAGTACCGCTCACCCCACTGCAGACAGTGTCCTTGGTACCGGTTAAGACAGTCTTGGTGGTGTCCATGCCGGTCCGGACGGTCCCTTTGGCCACATTCACGGCCCCTGCGAGCCCAGTGGACACAGCATCTTTGGTGCCAGTCAGCACAATCTTGGAGGTGTCCACGCCAGTCTGGACAGTCCCTTTGGCGACATTCACCGCCCCCATGAGGCCAGTAGTCACTGTGTCCTTGGTGCCGGTCAGCACGGTCTTGGTCGTGTCTACACCCGTCTGGACGGCCGCCTTGGCCACGTTGACGGCACCGGTCACTCCACTGCCAACGGTGTTCTTTGTACCTGTCGCGATATTTTGGGTCGTTTTCAGTCCGGTTTGCACAGCCCCTTTGGCCACATTCACGGCACCGGTCACCCCACTGCAGACGGTGTCCTTGGTACCGGTTAGGACGGTCTTGGTGGTGTCCACGCCTGTCTGGACAGCCCCTTTGGCCACGTTCACGGCACCGCTCACCCCACTGCAGACGGTATCCTTGGTACCGGTTAGGACGGTCTTGGTGGTGTCCACGCCTGTCTGGACGGCCCCTTTGGCCAAGTTCACGGCACCAGTCACCCCACTACAGACGGTGTCCTTGGTACCTGCTGCGATATTTTGGGTTGTATTGAGTCCAGTTTGCATGGCCCCCTTGGCCACGTTTGCTGCTCCTGTGAGCCCGGTGGACACTGTGTCTTTCGTACCCATGACCACAGACTTGGTGGTGTCCAGGCCCCCTTGGACGGCCCCCTTGGCCACGTTCATGGCACCGCTCACCCCACTGCAGACAGTGTCTTTGGTACCAGTTAGGACGGTCTTGGTGGTGTCCACGCCTGTCTGGACGGCCCCTTTGGCCATGGTCATGGCGCCAGTCACCCCACTGCAGACGGTGTCCTTGGTGCCGGTCAGCACAGTCTTACTTTTGTCCACGCCGGTCTGAATGGTTTCTTTGGCCAAGTTCACTGCCCCAGCGACTCCCGTGGACACAGCGTCTTTAGTGCCAGTCAGGACAGACTGTGTCATGTCCAGGCCCCCTTGGACAGTCCCTTTGGCCACATTGACAGCACCGGTCACCCCACTGCAGACGGTGTCCTTGGTGCCGGTCAGCACAGTCTTGGAGGTGTCCACCCCGGTCTGGACAGTCCCTTTGGCCACATTCACTGCCCCTGTGAGCCCAGCAGACACCGTGTCCTTGGTGCCAGTGAGGACAGCCTTCGAGGTGTCCAGGCCCCCTTGGACTGCGCCCTTAGCCACATCCACAGCCCCCGTGACCCCACTGAACACCACCTCCTTGGTGCCTGTCAGTGCAGACCGGGTGGTGTCCAGCCCTCCCTGGACCACTCCCTTAGCCGCGTCCACCACACTGGCCACCCCAGAGGAGACAGTGTCCTTGGCCCTGGACATCTTGGAACACACCAGGTCTTTGGCCCCGGACACCACCTGCTGAGAAAGGACACAGGTGATCAAGAGGAGGACTGAGAGGAGCACTCCACCCTGACGTCCACCAGCCCAGCCCCTTAGTGTGCTTTGGGGCAAGGAACTCTAGGCACCCAGAGGCCCCATGTCCTTGAAGAGCAAGCTGCTTCCTTCTCACCCCTACCCCAGTCAACCAGACATTCATCAGGCTGTGGGGTGGCACCCTGACTCTCAGGGACGAAGTCCTCATGAGCTCACAGCGCCTACCTTCCATTGTCACCCATTCCATTCCCCTGCAATAGGCAGGCCTCGTCTGCACTAGCACATCTGGGACGCCAAGGTCTCCAGACCTGGACTCAGCGCAGGTCCTACTGTCACGTTTCTGTTCCTCTTGCTTTTTCTTCAGTCATGGCAAATGCGGAGCCTGGTGTCCTAGTGACACCAGGGACACCAAATTGCATATTAAAATTGTTACatcaggctgggtggggtggctcatggctgtaatcccagcactttgggaggctgagacaggcagatcacctgaggtcaggagttcaagaccagtgtgggcaacatggagaaagcccgtctctactaaaaatatgaaattagccaggtgtggtggcgcatgcctctaatcacagctactcagaaggctgaggcaggagaatcacttgaacccaggaggcggaggttgcggtgagccgagatcacaccactgcactccagcctgggcaataagagcaaaactccatctcaaaaaaaaaaaaaaaacctcattatatccaggccagatgtgatggctgaCGCCTGCAATCCTGGcacgttaggaggccaaggcgagaggactgcttgagcccaggacttcaaggtcagcctgggcaaccaaacCAGACCCAGACCCAGATCCTACCAAATTTGAACAGTTGGCcaggtggtggtgcacacctgtagtcccagctacttgggaggctggggcgggaggattgcttgagcccaggaggttgaggctgtagtgagatgtgatcgtaccactgcactccagcctgggcaacagaatgagactgtctcagaaataatAGTATAttcaagctgggcacggtggctcacacctgtaatcccagcactttgggaggccgaggtgggcagatcatgaggtcaggagttcgagatcatcctgaccgacatggtgaaaccctgtctctactaaaaatacaaaaattagccgggcatgatgacacgctcctgtaatcccagctactcaggaggctgaggcaggagaatcgcttgaacccaagaggcagaggttgcagcgagccgagattgcaccattgcactccaacctgggcgacagagcaaacctctgtctcaaaaaaatagtaataattaaaaaaataaaaacaaacaaatgagtgGAGGCGATGATGGTCTAGGAGTTCCAACACTCAGGTGTACCTAtaaggggcttttttttttttgagacagtgtctcactctgtcactcaggctggaatgcagtggcacgatctcagctcacggcaacctccgcctccgagttcaagcaattttcctgcctcggcctcccgagtagctgggattacaggcacccaccacacccagctaatttttgtatttttgtagagacgaggtttcaccatgttggccagggtggtcttgaactcctgagctcaactgatccgcTCACCAtgggctcccaaaatgcagggattagtCATATGCCAAGGTGCTACTTTACTTCAGTATCTCTCAAATGGGTGGTCGTGTCCTTAGGGGGCACCCGGTGATGTCTGGAGGCATCTGTGGGTGTCACAGCTGGGGGTGCTCCTGGCAGGGAGTGGGTGGGGGCCAGGGACGCTGCTCAGCACCTTGCAGTGCCCAGGATGGCCACCCCAGAGAGTGACCCAACCCCAAGTATCCACAATACTGAGGTTGAAAAGCCCAGAAATTATTTCCTCAGAACCCATCTCCCCACTAGATTTGGCTCAGGTGGGCACCTTGAGCTCTAGCTGGAGACACCCAGGTTCAGGTCCCAGGTTTTTACCCTCTCCTGCCCGACACTCGCTGTGCTGTGTGGCGTTAGGCCAGCCACATGCCCTGTCTGAGCTAATATCCTCATGTCTGGAAAATGCCGATTAAAACAGCTCCtcttgccaggtacggtggctcacgcctgtaatcccagcactttgggaggccgaggcaggtagatcactggaggtcaggagttcaagaccagcctggccaacatgctgaaaccctgtctctactaaaaatacaaaaattagccgggcatggtagcaggcacccgtgatcccagctactcgggaggctgaggcaggaaaattgctggaacccaggatgcggaggttacagtgagccaagattgcaccactgcagtccagcctgggagaaacagtgaaactgtgtctcaaaaaataaaaccgaAAGAAAGTGCTCATGCTGCTGCCGCTTCAGTCACACCGTGCCAGGCACAGCCCTGCGTGGTCTGCAGCCTTGCATGCTTACAGTGAggcagccaccacacccatttcacagatgcagaAATAGAGGCTCAGAGGGGAAGCTCCACCTGGAATCACCAGGCTGTCTGCCTTCCTTCAGGCCGACAGCAGCCCCCGCAAATGGCAGGAACAAAAATGTCCCAGGAGGGGTACCCCAAGGGTTCCTGCGACATCAGTCCTGCCCTGCCCATGCTTCTCACCTTTCCCGAAGGCTTCAGCTCCTCCGTCCATTGAGCCGTCTGCTCTGGGTGGGCAGCTACTGTGGAGACATGGGCCAGTCAGGGAGGGCGAGGGATACAGGTTAGAATCATCTACTCGGCCACCCATTGTGCAATAGCCAGGCCCAGCCTGAAAGGTCAGGAATGTTTTAACCACCCTGccagggacagcaggaggtgacATCCACGGCTACCAGCCAGACCTGTCACCCCCCGCCCCACAACCCCGCTGGGGGCTCCCCCAAGCCCAGAGCCACCGTTCCCTGGAGAAGGCTCCATGGAGCTTCCTGTGCTGGGTGCCGGACACCCACCCTGAGTCCTGGGGTTCACATAGCCTGGGATGGGGGAGAAGCCCCTTGTCAGGGCTGGCCAGCCCCGCCCCTGCCGCAGCTGCCTGCTGCCTGTTGCCAGGCCGAGGTATGTGGAGCAGAAGTCAGCTGCCTGGGGCTCTGGGCCCAGAGGGAGGCCCAGCTTGGGCAACCGCCTCAACCCTGGGTTCCCTGTCACCGTCCCTGATTGCCCAAGGTGAGCCACAGGAGGCTGGGGAGCCCCCAGGCTGTGTGACCCCAGGAGAGCTGCTGCCCCTTCCAGGGAGCTTGGATCTCACTCTGATGAGCTCAGACAGGCAGAGCACCCAGCCTGATCCATGGCACATCAGAAACGGGGTGCAGAGTGGAGAAATGACAGAGGGACTGAGTGGGGGGCACTGCAGGGAAACAGGCTGGGTCGAAAGACCACTTTGGCTGGTTACACCACCTTTGGCCACTCATCCCCCcatttatgcctcagtttccccatctggtaCGAGATATCATAGTATCTGATGAGAAAACACAGACAAATACGTAAGGCTCCCCAGATGGCCGGAAGTCCCTGCCTGGGGAGCTCCTTCTCCCGGGTCCACATGCAGAGTCCCCCCCATAGCCTCCGCCAGGCCGGCCACTCACCTTGAGCCTGTGGTTGGGCAGCCTTGGCAGTAGGAGCTCCCACAGGGTCCGCGGCTGACCGGGCTCTCACTGAGCTGTGTGCGTTGGCCATCAGGTTCCGGGCAGAGCTGAAGCCAGGCAGGGACCCAAAGAAGCTGCCCAGGGTCTGCACGGGGGCGAGGGGTATGCAGGATGAGCCGACCAAGCCTTGGCAGGGATGGAGGTCAGAGgaaccatccatccatcaaccCAGCACCACCCCAGCCCCTTGCTCCCGGGTGACCTCGGGAAAGTGTTtcactcagcctcagtttctgcacCTGGGCAATGGGCAGACACAGCCTGCCTCCCTCACACAGAGGAAAAGATCATCTACCCCATCTCCAAAGACCTTTTCCTTCCAGgatccccattgtacagatggggaaactgaggctcagagagaggtGGGGCTGAGGCCGGCCCAAGGTCACCCTGCATGGGTCCCCCACCTCCAGCTTGAGTCAGGAAGGGAGAGGTTGGCATCATGGCTCCCAGAGACCTCCCAGGCCCACCAGTGAAGCCCCTCTCCAGAATCGAGCCCCCAGGACTGTGGAGTTTGTcttcctgggctctggggcatTTCTGAGCCGCAGCAAGAATCtgcccccactttcttctcttTACCTTGCCCTTGGGTTTGGGGGGACCCTGGCTCCCTTCATCCGGAGCAGACATAGTGAGAGCGTGAGAAGCTGGAAGGGGGCAGAGAAGATGTGTGAATTGCGGTTCTCACGCCTCCTGTCCCACACCCACTCCCCGCCAAGAGCCTGAGCAGCCCCAACACCCACCTGCAGGCCTGGCCTCACCCTGGTGTCACTGAGGCAGCTACAGCCCCGCTCACCTGGACTGCTCAGGGTCCTACAGAGGACGGACTGGCCCAGCTGGCAGCTGGCTCTACCCTCGGCTCCCTGGCCTTATAGGGTCTGGGGCAGGCGCAGGCCCAGCTGGCAGGGGCAGGCAGCCAATGAGCCCGGGGGAGGCGGCCTGGGTGGTCACGTGGCCACCTGCCCAACCCAGCGTGGGCCTCGGGCCCAGCACCTTTCCCCTGTTCCCTGCCCATGACTTGTACCAGGCTGAGTGACTCACGGGCCAGCTGGGCTCCCTTCCTGGGCCCCCGAGGGACTGCCTGTGTGTCATctggcctctagttccatccacaAGATGGGTGTAGTTCAGATCCCTGCTATGCCAGGATGCCCTGGCCAAGTAccatctttgtgcctcagtttcctctcatACTCTGCACTGTGTCCCATAACATCCAGCTTCCTCCCCACTCTCGTCTCTCCCAGGTTCCTCCTCCTCTCACTTCATCCCAGCCACACGGGCCTCCTCGCCATGCCTCCAGCACACCAGGCCTGGATCTGCCTCAGGGCCTCCACGTGGGccgttccctctgcctgaaatgctccCCTCCAGGTTCCCATATGGTGTCCTCTGCCCCACATCTTGAATAGTGCCCAGCATACATTCGGTGCTTAATACATGTTTGGTTCAATGGAGCAACAGAGTGGTTATGAGCCCGAGATGAGGTCATGGACTGAACAAACACTGCCTTCGCACTACCCAGGCAGAAGCGGGGTCTCGGGGTCTTAGCAAGAAACGGGGGGTGTCCTCAGTGTGGAGGGGAACCCATCACTCTCCGAAAGGAACTTGGACCAAAATGCAGACCAAGATGGAGCAACAGCTGAGCTGGGGGGCACCCTGGGAATGGAAACCCGTCCTGGGGGGCTTGGGAAAACccagggaggcttcctggagaaggcgCCCTGTGCTTGTAAATGGTGAGGACCGGGTTCAAACCCTGACCCGGAACCTGCATGCTGAAGCCAACTTATGTGCTGGCCTGACTGTGGGTGGGCGGGCAGAGGAATGGCCATGATGCCCACCCTGGGCTGTGTCCCCCTCCTGCCTGCCCTTGAGGCAGGGTTCCTAGCCCTGTGCTATTGGGG encodes:
- the PLIN4 gene encoding perilipin-4 isoform X15 produces the protein MANAHSSVRARSAADPVGAPTAKAAQPQAQAAHPEQTAQWTEELKPSGKVVSGAKDLVCSKMSRAKDTVSSGVASVVDAAKGVVQGGLDTTRSALTGTKEVVFSGVTGAVDVAKGAVQGGLDTSKAVLTGTKDTVSAGLTGAVNVAKGTVQTGVDTSKTVLTGTKDTVCSGVTGAVNVAKGTVQGGLDMTQSVLTGTKDAVSTGVAGAVNLAKETIQTGVDKSKTVLTGTKDTVCSGVTGAMTMAKGAVQTGVDTTKTVLTGTKDTVCSGVSGAMNVAKGAVQGGLDTTKSVVMGTKDTVSTGLTGAANVAKGAMQTGLNTTQNIAAGTKDTVCSGVTGAVNLAKGAVQTGVDTTKTVLTGTKDTVCSGVSGAVNVAKGAVQTGVDTTKTVLTGTKDTVCSGVTGAVNVAKGAVQTGLKTTQNIATGTKNTVGSGVTGAVNVAKAAVQTGVDTTKTVLTGTKDTVTTGLMGAVNVAKGTVQTGVDTSKIVLTGTKDAVSTGLAGAVNVAKGTVRTGMDTTKTVLTGTKDTVCSGVSGTVNMAKGAVEGGLDTTKSVVMGTKDTVSTGLMGAANVAKGAMQTGLNTTQTIAAGTKDTVCSGVTGAVNVAKGAVQTGVDTAKTVLTGTKDTVCSGVTGAVNVAKGTVQTGVDTAKTVLTGTKDTVTTGLMGAVNVAKGTVQTGVDTSKTVLTGTKNTVCSGVTGAMNLAKGTIHTGMDTTKTVLTGTKDTVCSGVTGAVNMAKGAVQGGLDTTKSVVLGTKDTVSTGLMGAANVAKGVMQTGLTTTQTIAAGTKDTVCSGVSGAMNVAKGAVQTGVDTTKTVLTGTKDTVCSGVSSAVNVAKGAVQTGLKTTQNIATSTKNTVGNGVTGAVNVAKGAVQTGVDTTKTVLTGTKDTVTTGLMGAVNVAKGTVQTGVDTSKTVLTGTKDAVSTGLTGAVNVAKGTIQTGMDTTKTILTGTKDTVCSGVTGAVNMAKGAVEGGLDTTKSVVMGTKDTVSTGLTGAANVAKGAMQTGLNTTQTLAAGTKDTVCSGVTGAVNMAKGTVQTGVDTAKTVLTGTKDTVTTGLMGAVNVAKGTVQTGVDTSKTVLTGTKNTVCSGVTGAMNLAKGTIHTGMDTTKTVLTGTKDTVCSGVTGAVNMAKGAVQGGLDTTKSVVLGTKDTVSTGLTGAANVAKGAMQTGLNTTQTIAAGTKDTVCSGVTGAVNVAKGAVQTGMDTTKTVLTGTKDTVCSGVTGAMNVAKGAVQTGLKTTQNIATGTKNTVGSGVTGAVNVAKGAVQTGVDTTKTVLTGTKDTVTTGLMGAVNVAKGTVQTGVDTSKTVLTGTKDAVSTGLTGAVNVAKGTIRTGIDTTKTVLTGTKDTVCSGVTGAMNMAKGAVQTGVDTTKTVLTGTKDTVCSGVTGATSVAKGAVEGALDTTKSVLTGTKDAVSTGLTGAVNLAKGTVQTGVDTSKTVVTGTKDTICTGVTGAVSMAKGAIQGGLDTTKTVLTGTKDAVSTGLMGSGNVVTGAIHTGLSTFQNWLPSTQTTSWGGLTSSRTTDSGGEQTAPSPGEAQFSGVSRPPDVLTEGLEPAWEATATAEGLAPDVATFTQGAAPGRDDTGPLATTHGPEEALHLAMLQDELEGLGDIFYPMNAEEQAQLAASQPGPKVLSAEQGSYFVRLGDLAPSFRQRAFEHAVSHLQHGQFQARDTLAQLHDCFKLIQKAQPPPEGQPCLDQGSGASMEDAAVQEEQDPGALSRVCSLLPQLHRAYSGLASSLQGLPAELQQPVGRARHSLCELYSVVASAGSLKELHAEHLGQSLEDVQKAWQGLEQLLEGVQHNPPLSWLVGPFALPPGGQQL
- the PLIN4 gene encoding perilipin-4 isoform X16: MSAPDEGSQGPPKPKGKTLGSFFGSLPGFSSARNLMANAHSSVRARSAADPVGAPTAKAAQPQAQVAAHPEQTAQWTEELKPSGKQVVSGAKDLVCSKMSRAKDTVSSGVASVVDAAKGVVQGGLDTTRSALTGTKEVVFSGVTGAVDVAKGAVQGGLDTSKAVLTGTKDTVSAGLTGAVNVAKGTVQTGVDTSKTVLTGTKDTVCSGVTGAVNVAKGTVQGGLDMTQSVLTGTKDAVSTGVAGAVNLAKETIQTGVDKSKTVLTGTKDTVCSGVTGAMTMAKGAVQTGVDTTKTVLTGTKDTVCSGVSGAMNVAKGAVQGGLDTTKSVVMGTKDTVSTGLTGAANVAKGAMQTGLNTTQNIAAGTKDTVCSGVTGAVNLAKGAVQTGVDTTKTVLTGTKDTVCSGVSGAVNVAKGAVQTGVDTTKTVLTGTKDTVCSGVTGAVNVAKGAVQTGLKTTQNIATGTKNTVGSGVTGAVNVAKAAVQTGVDTTKTVLTGTKDTVTTGLMGAVNVAKGTVQTGVDTSKIVLTGTKDAVSTGLAGAVNVAKGTVRTGMDTTKTVLTGTKDTVCSGVSGTVNMAKGAVEGGLDTTKSVVMGTKDTVSTGLMGAANVAKGAMQTGLNTTQTIAAGTKDTVCSGVTGAVNVAKGAVQTGVDTAKTVLTGTKDTVCSGVTGAVNVAKGTVQTGVDTAKTVLTGTKDTVTTGLMGAVNVAKGTVQTGVDTSKTVLTGTKNTVCSGVTGAMNLAKGTIHTGMDTTKTVLTGTKDTVCSGVTGAVNMAKGAVQGGLDTTKSVVLGTKDTVSTGLMGAANVAKGVMQTGLTTTQTIAAGTKDTVCSGVSGAMNVAKGAVQTGVDTTKTVLTGTKDTVCSGVSSAVNVAKGAVQTGLKTTQNIATSTKNTVGNGVTGAVNVAKGAVQTGVDTTKTVLTGTKDTVTTGLMGAVNVAKGTVQTGVDTSKTVLTGTKDAVSTGLTGAVNVAKGTIQTGMDTTKTILTGTKDTVCSGVTGAVNMAKGAVEGGLDTTKSVVMGTKDTVSTGLTGAANVAKGAMQTGLNTTQTLAAGTKDTVCSGVTGAVNMAKGTVQTGVDTAKTVLTGTKDTVTTGLMGAVNVAKGTVQTGVDTSKTVLTGTKNTVCSGVTGAMNLAKGTIHTGMDTTKTVLTGTKDTVCSGVTGAVNMAKGAVQGGLDTTKSVVLGTKDTVSTGLTGAANVAKGAMQTGLNTTQTIAAGTKDTVCSGVTGAVNVAKGAVQTGMDTTKTVLTGTKDTVCSGVTGAMNVAKGAVQTGLKTTQNIATGTKNTVGSGVTGAVNVAKGAVQTGVDTTKTVLTGTKDTVTTGLMGAVNVAKGTVQTGVDTSKTVLTGTKDAVSTGLTGAVNVAKGTIRTGIDTTKTVLTGTKDTVCSGVTGAMNMAKGAVQTGVDTTKTVLTGTKDTVCSGVTGATSVAKGAVEGALDTTKSVLTGTKDAVSTGLTGAVNLAKGTVQTGVDTSKTVVTGTKDTICTGVTGAVSMAKGAIQGGLDTTKTVLTGTKDAVSTGLMGSGNVVTGAIHTGLSTFQNWLPSTQTTSWGGLTSSRTTDSGGEQTAPSPGEAQFSGVSRPPDVLTEGLEPAWEATATAEGLAPDVATFTQGAAPGRDDTGPLATTHGPEEALHLAMLQDELEGLGDIFYPMNAEEQAQLAASQPGPKVLSAEQGSYFVRLGDLAPSFRQRAFEHAVSHLQHGQFQARDTLAQLHDCFKLATGHAEARTLFRRPSRLRKGSRVWTRAPVPAWRMLLSRRSRILGLCPGSAASSRSCTGLTAAWPPASRACPPSSSSQWGGRGTASASSTAWWPRRAL
- the PLIN4 gene encoding perilipin-4 isoform X14, with the translated sequence MANAHSSVRARSAADPVGAPTAKAAQPQAQVAAHPEQTAQWTEELKPSGKVVSGAKDLVCSKMSRAKDTVSSGVASVVDAAKGVVQGGLDTTRSALTGTKEVVFSGVTGAVDVAKGAVQGGLDTSKAVLTGTKDTVSAGLTGAVNVAKGTVQTGVDTSKTVLTGTKDTVCSGVTGAVNVAKGTVQGGLDMTQSVLTGTKDAVSTGVAGAVNLAKETIQTGVDKSKTVLTGTKDTVCSGVTGAMTMAKGAVQTGVDTTKTVLTGTKDTVCSGVSGAMNVAKGAVQGGLDTTKSVVMGTKDTVSTGLTGAANVAKGAMQTGLNTTQNIAAGTKDTVCSGVTGAVNLAKGAVQTGVDTTKTVLTGTKDTVCSGVSGAVNVAKGAVQTGVDTTKTVLTGTKDTVCSGVTGAVNVAKGAVQTGLKTTQNIATGTKNTVGSGVTGAVNVAKAAVQTGVDTTKTVLTGTKDTVTTGLMGAVNVAKGTVQTGVDTSKIVLTGTKDAVSTGLAGAVNVAKGTVRTGMDTTKTVLTGTKDTVCSGVSGTVNMAKGAVEGGLDTTKSVVMGTKDTVSTGLMGAANVAKGAMQTGLNTTQTIAAGTKDTVCSGVTGAVNVAKGAVQTGVDTAKTVLTGTKDTVCSGVTGAVNVAKGTVQTGVDTAKTVLTGTKDTVTTGLMGAVNVAKGTVQTGVDTSKTVLTGTKNTVCSGVTGAMNLAKGTIHTGMDTTKTVLTGTKDTVCSGVTGAVNMAKGAVQGGLDTTKSVVLGTKDTVSTGLMGAANVAKGVMQTGLTTTQTIAAGTKDTVCSGVSGAMNVAKGAVQTGVDTTKTVLTGTKDTVCSGVSSAVNVAKGAVQTGLKTTQNIATSTKNTVGNGVTGAVNVAKGAVQTGVDTTKTVLTGTKDTVTTGLMGAVNVAKGTVQTGVDTSKTVLTGTKDAVSTGLTGAVNVAKGTIQTGMDTTKTILTGTKDTVCSGVTGAVNMAKGAVEGGLDTTKSVVMGTKDTVSTGLTGAANVAKGAMQTGLNTTQTLAAGTKDTVCSGVTGAVNMAKGTVQTGVDTAKTVLTGTKDTVTTGLMGAVNVAKGTVQTGVDTSKTVLTGTKNTVCSGVTGAMNLAKGTIHTGMDTTKTVLTGTKDTVCSGVTGAVNMAKGAVQGGLDTTKSVVLGTKDTVSTGLTGAANVAKGAMQTGLNTTQTIAAGTKDTVCSGVTGAVNVAKGAVQTGMDTTKTVLTGTKDTVCSGVTGAMNVAKGAVQTGLKTTQNIATGTKNTVGSGVTGAVNVAKGAVQTGVDTTKTVLTGTKDTVTTGLMGAVNVAKGTVQTGVDTSKTVLTGTKDAVSTGLTGAVNVAKGTIRTGIDTTKTVLTGTKDTVCSGVTGAMNMAKGAVQTGVDTTKTVLTGTKDTVCSGVTGATSVAKGAVEGALDTTKSVLTGTKDAVSTGLTGAVNLAKGTVQTGVDTSKTVVTGTKDTICTGVTGAVSMAKGAIQGGLDTTKTVLTGTKDAVSTGLMGSGNVVTGAIHTGLSTFQNWLPSTQTTSWGGLTSSRTTDSGGEQTAPSPGEAQFSGVSRPPDVLTEGLEPAWEATATAEGLAPDVATFTQGAAPGRDDTGPLATTHGPEEALHLAMLQDELEGLGDIFYPMNAEEQAQLAASQPGPKVLSAEQGSYFVRLGDLAPSFRQRAFEHAVSHLQHGQFQARDTLAQLHDCFKLIQKAQPPPEGQPCLDQGSGASMEDAAVQEEQDPGALSRVCSLLPQLHRAYSGLASSLQGLPAELQQPVGRARHSLCELYSVVASAGSLKELHAEHLGQSLEDVQKAWQGLEQLLEGVQHNPPLSWLVGPFALPPGGQQL